In Zingiber officinale cultivar Zhangliang chromosome 1A, Zo_v1.1, whole genome shotgun sequence, a genomic segment contains:
- the LOC122038401 gene encoding uncharacterized protein LOC122038401: MADWEQLVSKLAKMRSYRRIIGSLVGSCLKVAVPLVSSQKEPACLVALDIIEDVSVSLAKVEEAYKHEKKTEAAIVEATELLSLTDLKCKMDSQDEADENRVLPAMNKIWPYLILCLKNKVSVATIQRCLQVIYRGVQIGGGDFFIRRFHNDGNIIWKLLVSFPFRRKQIPSDDKRILLPYRDTSPLEEPMAEMSSQKVQVAVLDMITMICLDDTASSALRTVLKKISGIIVGIACNGMASLRASSIRALSALARIDSDLIWLLLADVYYSLRKDDCITPSSLDLHCIYDLLPAPLSSKEYLFVNYAGENFGFEVDPSAVELVFRKLESEYFGETVDIQV, from the exons ATGGCGGACTGGGAGCAACTGGTGTCTAAACTTGCTAAGATGAGAAGCTACAGAAGAATAATTGGATCTCTTGTTGGATCATGCTTAAAAGTTGCAGTGCCACTGGTTTCTTCTCAAAAAGAACCAGCTTGTCTAGTGGCACTCGACATTATTGAG GATGTTTCTGTATCTCTTGCAAAAGTGGAGGAAGCTTACAAGCACGAGAAAAAAACTGAAGCAGCAATTGTGGAAGCAACTGAATTATTATCACTAACTGATCTGAAATGTAAGATGGATTCTCAAGATGAGGCTGATGAAAACAGAGTGCTGCCGGCAATGAACAAAATATGGCCTTATCTGATTCTTTGCCTTAAGAATAAGGTTTCAGTG GCTACCATCCAGAGATGCTTACAAGTGATTTACAGAGGGGTCCAAATAGGAGGTGGTGATTTTTTCATTCGCCGATTCCACAATGATGGGAATATTATATGGAAATTACTCGTGTCTTTTCCATTTCGAAGGAAGCAAATACCATCAGACGACAAAAGAATACTCCTTCCATACAGAGATACTTCTCCCTTGGAGGAACCAATGGCTGAAATGTCCAGTCAAAAAGTGCAAGTCGCAGTCCTGGACATGATTACAATGATATGCTTGGATGATACAGCTTCTTCTGCATTACGAACTGTCCTAAAAAAGATTAGTGGCATTATTGTAGGAATAGCTTGCAATGGCATGGCTAGTTTAAGAGCTTCTTCTATTAGGGCATTATCAGCGCTTGCTCGGATTGATTCAGACCTTATTTGGCTTCTACTGGCTGATGTCTACTATTCTCTGAGAAAGGATGATTGCATCACTCCCTCGAGCTTGGATCTGCATTGTATATATGATCTGCTTCCTGCACCATTGTCCTCAAAGGAATACTTGTTTGTAAATTATGCTGGTGAAAACTTTGGCTTTGAAGTAGACCCTTCGGCGGTGGAGTTAGTTTTTAGAAAATTGGAGTCAGAATACTTTGGTGAGACTGTGGATATTCAAGTATGA
- the LOC122038403 gene encoding 60S ribosomal protein L27-3-like, with protein MVKFLKSNKAVIILHDFFVMQKAMIIRAFDGDTRERPYGRCLVADNAKYPKKFIHKDFAKKKAKKSRVKPFLKLVNYNHIMPTHYTLNVDLKDIVTLDVLQTRDKKVAASKEVKAHFEERFKTGKNKWFFTKLRF; from the coding sequence ATGGTGAAATTTCTGAAGTCTAACAAGGCCGTCATCATCTTGCATGACTTCTTCGTCATGCAGAAGGCCATGATCATTCGAGCCTTCGATGGCGACACTCGGGAGCGGCCCTATGGCCGCTGCCTGGTGGCCGACAACGCCAAGTACCCCAAAAAGTTCATCCACAAGGACTTTGCAAAGAAGAAAGCCAAGAAGTCGCGGGTGAAGCCGTTCCTGAAGCTGGTGAACTACAACCACATCATGCCCACCCACTACACCCTCAACGTGGATCTGAAGGACATTGTCACCCTCGACGTACTCCAGACTCGGGACAAGAAGGTCGCTGCTTCCAAGGAGGTGAAGGCCCACTTCGAGGAGCGATTCAAGACCGGAAAGAACAAATGGTTCTTCACCAAGCTTAGGTTTTAA